GAGCCAGGCCCCGCGAATTTATGTCTGTAATATCATGACCCAACCAGGGGAAACGGATAACTACAGCGTGAGTGACCACATTAAGGTGCTCGATCGCGTCTGCGGTCAGCCCATTTTCGACGCCGTCCTAGTGCAACGCCAGGTTCCTTCTGCCCGTGCCCTCATTCGCTACGCTCAGGAAAACTCCCATCCTGTCGCCCTTGATCGCGAAGCCGTCGCCCAAAGTGGACGCAAACTGGTGCTGGCCAACGTTCTGCATGAAGATCCGGAAACGGGTCTCGTCCGCCATCATTCCCAACGCCTTGCCCGGGTTTTGTTCCGCTGGTACGAGCGAATGCAAAATGCCTGATGATGCCGATGACACTATCTATGATCTGGCGACTCAACTCCAACAAAGCCAGCTTGCCTGCCGTTTGGCCCAGGAGATGGCGCGGTTCCAGGCCGGTTTGTTGGGGCGAGTGGCCCATGAGTTGCGATCGCCCCTGAACCGGATTTTGGGGATTCACCAGATGATTCTGGCCGATCTCTGTGACAGTCCAGAGGAGGAGCGGGAATTTCTGGCCCAAAGTCAAGCGGCTGCCCAGCAGTTACTCCAGTTACTCACTCGGGTGAGTGATCTGTCAAAACTGGCCTATGGTACAGAAAAGCTGGACATCCAACCCCTCCAAGTTCAGGGGATCTTGCAAAATGTAGCGGATCGAACTCAACTGCAATTTGCTAACCGGAATCTCCGTCTCCAGATAGCTGCCGTAGACCCTGATTGGTATGTATTGGCAGACCCGGTCGTGTTGCTCCAGGTCTTGGTGAACTTGGTAGAAACCCCGATCGCTTATCTGGAACGCGGCACGATCGCGATCGCGGCGGCACTCAAGGACACGGGCATCCCTACTTCAGAGGCGCATCCCCCGCAGGTATCCCTGACGATCGCGGGGGCTTTTCCGACCACGCTCTGGCCAGACCCGATCACAATGCTCCCCTCCCCCTCTGAGGAAACCGATCATCCCTCCCCGTCTCACCAGCCGCCGCCCGATATCTGGCCCTCCCTCGGCTTATCTCTCACGATTAATCAAACCCTACTGGAATTAATGGGGGGACAGCTAGACGTGATTGCTAGCGAAACGGGGACGCAACTGCGCTGTATGTTACCCCTGTGTCCACTAGACGATGAACTGTTTTAGGGCACAATTCAAAAGGGTACCTCGATGCATTGAGATCGGGACGGGTAAACGAGATCGGGCCAGGTAAACTGCCTGCTCCCAGAAGATTACGTTGATGATCGGCACAAAATTAGTATTGTTCGCGGTACCCAAATTTCAAAATTCAAAACTGAACTTCAAAACTGAACGATGGATCGCATTGTTACCTATAGTCCGGCCTATACGATTGTGCCGACCTATGAATGTTTCAACCGCTGCGCCTACTGCAACTTTCGTACTGATCCGGGTCAGGATGAGTGGTTGCCGTTAACGGTTGCCCGCGATCGTCTACGGGCGCTCCAAAATACGGGGGTCATTGAAATCCTGATCCTCAGTGGGGAAGTCCACCCTAATAGTCCACGACGAGCAGCTTGGTTTGAGCGTATTTACCAACTCTGCCAACTGGCGCTCGACCTGGGCTTTCTACCTCACACGAATGTGGGTCCCCTGACGTTGGCAGAAATGGCTCGTCTGAAAACGGTTAATGCGTCGCTGGGTCTGATGATCGAGCAGGTTACGCCACGCTTGCTGGCAACTGTACACCGCCATGCCCCCAGTAAAGTGCCAGAAAAACGCTTAGAACAATTGACTTGGGCTGGGCAGTTAGCAATTCCGTTTACGACAGGGCTACTGTTGGGGATTGGGGAGACGATTGCGGAACGGCGGGAATCGCTAGCCGCGATCGCCGCGATCCACGAACGTTGGGGCCATATCCAGGAGGTCATCCTGCAACCCCATCGTCAAGGTCACGCCCAAACCTGGGTAGGCCCTGACTTGGAACCCAGGGAATTTGTCCAGAGTATTGCTGATGCTCGTCAAATTCTACCGCCCAGCATTACGATCCAGGTTCCCCCAAACCTGTTGCCAGACCCCACCTTCCTGATAGCCTGTCTCGAAGCCGGTGCTCGTGATCTGGGTGGTTGGGGTCCAAAGGATGAGGTTAACCCTGACTATCCCCATCCGTCGGCGTCCGATTTATACACCCAGTTGGCGGCTGCGGGTTGGCAGTTGGTCCCTCGCCTGCCCGTTTATCCCCGCTACGTTGGGGGGAGATCGCCGGCTGGTCTGCCCTGGATTTCACCCAAATTGCAAGCAGTGGTGACCCAGTGGAATATGGATTTAACTGGCGCACGACCTCAATTCCGCTGGTTTGCTGGTTCTCCATCACTTGTCAGTGCAGCACTACCCCCGTTTACTGGCTGAAGGCCGATACCGTCATCACCCAGTTTTGATCGGCAGCACTGTAATCGGTCAGCGTACTTTTGATGCTGTTGCCGTCGGCAGCGACCCAGGTTGGCGCCGAGACGGGGATAAAGTGTTGACGCCACTGATTAAACAAGGTTACCAACGGGGCAAAGTCAACATGTTGCAACACACGGCGGAAAGTGGAATAAGAAGGGATGCGGGTGTCAGTCGGCACGTCTAACAGCGCGCAGAGGCTGGGCCAGTGCTGGTGCGAGCAATCGGCTAAAGGCCGATAGCCGCGATCGCCACAGCGGGTGCCTAACAGCACCCGCATCAGCACCAACCACAGGTGATGTCGTCAGCCTCTAGCTTTGGGGTAGTCAGGGATTGGCTTGAGGTGGGCGATGAGATCGAGGGTCTGCGGTTGCGTCATGGTTAGTCTAGAAGACACTTTAACTCATCACCATTTTTCTCCCTACAAATGAAACCACCCTACTCTCCCAGAGCGGGGGAGGGGAGTGAAAAACTGTATCGTTCTTATTGGCATTGACCATACGTGAATGCAGAGGGCGAGCAGACCGATGGTGTCCAGGTTTGCGCCTGGGAGAGTTTACGCTAAGGTTAGGCTAGACAAAGGCATCCCCTAAGCCGATCCTCCTACTAGGGCCATCGCATTAGAGGGGGACGCAGTGACACGGCAGGAACTTGACAACCGTACACATGGACTATCTTCAGGTTAATTATTATACGTACCCAGCCAGCCCGTTACGATCATGACGATTGGGGTCATCCTAGTTCTATGTGTGTTGGTTTTAGGGGGCGTGATTGCGACGATCGGCGATCGCCTGGGATCTAAGGTGGGCAAAGCCCGCCTCAGCTTGTTTAAGTTGCGTCCGCGTCAAACTGCCGTCCTGATTACCATCATTACGGGGACGGTGATTTCCGCCTCGACCCTAGCCCTATTGCTAGCCACCAGCGAACCCCTGCGGCGTGGCTTGTTTGAATACGATGACATTCAGAAAAACCTGCGCACAGCCCGTCGTGAGATGCGGGAGGCAATGGACCAGAAGGCACTTATCCAAGGCGAACTTGAACAGGCCCGTCGGGATCAAGCGGCTGCTCAACAACGCCTCCATCAGATCAATCAGTCTCTCCAGCAAGCCATTGCGAATCAAAATCGCACCGAGGCGCAGCTCAAAAGTACGGAGGAACAACTGGCCAGCATTAGTCAAGACTTTCAGGCGGCTCAGGTACAATTGCAAACTATTACCCGCCAAACGCAGGGGCTACGTCAGGAAATCAAGCAGTTACAGGCTGAGCGCGAACAATTGGTGCAGCAACGGGATGAGGTGAAAGCCCAAATTGCCCAGCGAGACGCTGAAATTGCCGCCAAGGAGGTCAATATCGCTCGTAAGGATGAACAAATCAACCAGCGCGATCGCGTCATTGCCCAACAGGAAGCCCGGTTGAAGGAACTAGAAGATCAGCGACGGTTTATTGAGCAACAGGTTACTCGGTTATTGCAAACCTATCGGGAGTTGCGCCAGGGGGAAGTGGTTTTGGTTCGGGGGCAGGTTTTAACCTCGGCGCTGGTGCAG
This DNA window, taken from Trichothermofontia sichuanensis B231, encodes the following:
- a CDS encoding sensor histidine kinase — protein: MPDDADDTIYDLATQLQQSQLACRLAQEMARFQAGLLGRVAHELRSPLNRILGIHQMILADLCDSPEEEREFLAQSQAAAQQLLQLLTRVSDLSKLAYGTEKLDIQPLQVQGILQNVADRTQLQFANRNLRLQIAAVDPDWYVLADPVVLLQVLVNLVETPIAYLERGTIAIAAALKDTGIPTSEAHPPQVSLTIAGAFPTTLWPDPITMLPSPSEETDHPSPSHQPPPDIWPSLGLSLTINQTLLELMGGQLDVIASETGTQLRCMLPLCPLDDELF
- the cofG gene encoding 7,8-didemethyl-8-hydroxy-5-deazariboflavin synthase subunit CofG, producing the protein MDRIVTYSPAYTIVPTYECFNRCAYCNFRTDPGQDEWLPLTVARDRLRALQNTGVIEILILSGEVHPNSPRRAAWFERIYQLCQLALDLGFLPHTNVGPLTLAEMARLKTVNASLGLMIEQVTPRLLATVHRHAPSKVPEKRLEQLTWAGQLAIPFTTGLLLGIGETIAERRESLAAIAAIHERWGHIQEVILQPHRQGHAQTWVGPDLEPREFVQSIADARQILPPSITIQVPPNLLPDPTFLIACLEAGARDLGGWGPKDEVNPDYPHPSASDLYTQLAAAGWQLVPRLPVYPRYVGGRSPAGLPWISPKLQAVVTQWNMDLTGARPQFRWFAGSPSLVSAALPPFTG
- a CDS encoding transposase family protein, producing the protein MWLVLMRVLLGTRCGDRGYRPLADCSHQHWPSLCALLDVPTDTRIPSYSTFRRVLQHVDFAPLVTLFNQWRQHFIPVSAPTWVAADGNSIKSTLTDYSAADQNWVMTVSAFSQ
- a CDS encoding DUF3084 domain-containing protein, with amino-acid sequence MTIGVILVLCVLVLGGVIATIGDRLGSKVGKARLSLFKLRPRQTAVLITIITGTVISASTLALLLATSEPLRRGLFEYDDIQKNLRTARREMREAMDQKALIQGELEQARRDQAAAQQRLHQINQSLQQAIANQNRTEAQLKSTEEQLASISQDFQAAQVQLQTITRQTQGLRQEIKQLQAEREQLVQQRDEVKAQIAQRDAEIAAKEVNIARKDEQINQRDRVIAQQEARLKELEDQRRFIEQQVTRLLQTYRELRQGEVVLVRGQVLTSALVQVSNATEAQNAVDQLLREANRFVIRVTRPGSNGQKEEQVVQIPNAMVRELIATLANNQPYYVRIVSAGNYVVGEPAVFVSPEVALNQKILAQGTLITSIDIDPTTMSDAEIRERLDQLLRAAQFIIRQRGVLAMLPLDMVALVQFVQSLEAANQPLEVQVVATQDIYTAGPLSFEVRAMRGNEVVIRAQVVDR